A portion of the Microbacterium hominis genome contains these proteins:
- a CDS encoding MFS transporter, translating into MSSNEAAAVAEPPVVTASLSRKEQKATWRMTRGERARYQLGYAGWTTGSSIVVFFMTMFLLFQGIDLAAVATLILVVKVIDALDDVLFGYVIDRINPTQIRFLRKLAGSGKYLPWYRVTFFLLPASVVVFFAMPSGVPVAVKMVWFAVAYLIFDFACTLSQVPMQSMVVTLTDKITERDAILKVRGVILIFVAVVSGLVWQSLVSEFVGLPVAAVAIGSAVLAFLLMLPLSRKVTEHNVELKNVDEEKTPKYSMREMFHAIRTNRYMLLILATDVVQGISLTQLTTSIFAAFFLFGNSLVLTLPVLIAFIPGLILQIFADRIAHALGKRNAIVGFGLLGAATSITLFLIGPGNLFVVVALMALAGIPTAVNLVLRTFLIPDTIEYTRYKTGQDCAGIFFSLDSFVQKAVSGVAASLALFVLSLGGWQAMQAESFADLQAMGATQPDSALTALWLTVTIIPAAGALGSAIILMFYRLRDKDAALMAKCNAGEITRAECEAQLSRKY; encoded by the coding sequence GTGTCCAGCAACGAGGCCGCCGCCGTCGCAGAACCACCCGTCGTCACGGCGTCGCTGTCACGCAAGGAGCAGAAGGCGACGTGGCGGATGACGCGCGGGGAGCGCGCGCGCTATCAGCTCGGATATGCGGGGTGGACCACCGGCTCGAGCATCGTCGTCTTCTTCATGACGATGTTCCTCCTGTTCCAGGGCATCGATCTTGCCGCCGTCGCCACCCTGATCCTCGTGGTCAAGGTCATCGACGCGCTGGATGACGTGCTGTTCGGCTATGTCATCGATCGGATCAACCCGACCCAGATCCGATTCCTCCGCAAGCTAGCGGGATCGGGCAAGTACCTGCCGTGGTACCGGGTCACCTTCTTCCTCCTCCCCGCGAGCGTCGTGGTCTTCTTCGCGATGCCCAGCGGGGTACCGGTCGCCGTGAAGATGGTCTGGTTCGCCGTCGCCTACCTGATCTTCGATTTCGCCTGCACCCTGTCGCAGGTGCCGATGCAGTCCATGGTGGTGACCCTGACCGACAAGATCACCGAGCGAGACGCCATCCTCAAGGTCCGGGGCGTCATCCTCATCTTCGTGGCGGTGGTCAGCGGTCTGGTGTGGCAATCCCTGGTCAGCGAGTTCGTCGGCCTGCCCGTGGCCGCGGTGGCGATCGGGTCCGCTGTCCTGGCGTTCCTGCTGATGCTGCCCCTGAGTCGCAAGGTCACCGAGCACAACGTCGAACTCAAGAACGTCGACGAGGAGAAGACTCCGAAATACTCGATGCGCGAGATGTTCCACGCCATCCGGACCAATCGCTACATGCTGCTGATCCTCGCGACCGACGTCGTGCAGGGCATCTCCCTGACGCAGCTGACCACCAGCATCTTCGCCGCCTTCTTCCTGTTCGGGAACTCGCTGGTGCTGACGTTGCCGGTGCTCATCGCGTTCATCCCCGGCCTGATCCTCCAGATCTTCGCCGACCGGATCGCACACGCTCTGGGCAAGCGCAACGCGATCGTCGGGTTCGGACTGCTCGGCGCCGCGACGTCGATCACGCTCTTCCTGATCGGCCCGGGCAACCTCTTCGTGGTGGTCGCCCTGATGGCCCTCGCCGGCATCCCGACCGCCGTGAATCTCGTCCTCCGCACCTTCCTCATCCCCGACACGATCGAATACACCCGATACAAGACGGGCCAGGACTGCGCGGGAATCTTCTTCTCGCTCGACTCCTTCGTCCAGAAGGCCGTCTCCGGAGTCGCAGCATCCCTGGCACTGTTCGTGCTGAGCCTCGGCGGGTGGCAGGCGATGCAGGCCGAGTCCTTCGCAGACCTCCAGGCGATGGGCGCCACCCAGCCGGACAGCGCGCTCACCGCGCTCTGGCTCACCGTGACGATCATCCCCGCGGCCGGCGCTCTCGGCTCTGCGATCATCCTGATGTTCTACCGACTGCGCGATAAAGACGCCGCTCTCATGGCGAAGTGCAACGCCGGCGAGATCACCCGCGCGGAGTGCGAGGCTCAGCTGTCGCGGAAGTACTGA
- a CDS encoding pectin acetylesterase-family hydrolase: MSKVGLDPWEREPLWLKALTPFLKAKRLPALPADPQIGKWYRFTPDGAVSANGEPAFADIRIGTENKLVVFFCGGGVSTDEYTAARPASMYMRGKEGYYLIRLDLVGDLVVGKGVLDDHPENPFRNWTKVVLTYATGDFHVGTNDFPYTALDGFTRVARHHGYLNYRAVMDEIQRRIPVPDDLLIAGCSGGAWGAALLADDVIARFPDCRGVTCCIDSALGLNDDWPRIAAEVWGAPDEIVARLHSADMVRDSFVALHRSHGDKVRYLYSSSIRDSALSRLQNHLDGNGLVFTRAAGEKFQRDTAEMSASLARDIPGVGFYFFDTPDPSARGMGLTTHCVIGDRAFHRTTSDGKTARDWLWDAVNGNVRSYGQALLAE; encoded by the coding sequence GTGAGCAAGGTCGGATTGGACCCGTGGGAGCGCGAACCGCTCTGGCTGAAGGCGCTGACGCCGTTTCTGAAAGCGAAGAGGCTCCCTGCGCTGCCCGCGGATCCGCAGATCGGAAAGTGGTATCGGTTCACCCCCGACGGCGCTGTGAGTGCCAATGGAGAGCCCGCCTTCGCGGACATCCGCATCGGGACCGAGAACAAGCTCGTCGTGTTCTTCTGCGGAGGGGGTGTCTCCACCGACGAGTACACGGCGGCTCGCCCGGCATCCATGTACATGCGTGGCAAAGAGGGCTATTACCTGATCCGACTCGACCTGGTCGGCGACCTGGTGGTGGGGAAGGGAGTCCTCGATGATCACCCCGAGAACCCTTTCCGCAACTGGACGAAAGTGGTGCTCACCTATGCCACGGGTGACTTCCATGTGGGCACCAACGATTTCCCGTACACGGCGTTGGACGGGTTCACTCGGGTCGCACGCCACCACGGGTATCTGAACTACCGAGCCGTGATGGACGAGATCCAGAGGCGGATCCCCGTCCCCGATGACCTGCTGATCGCCGGCTGCAGTGGCGGGGCCTGGGGTGCGGCGCTGCTGGCCGACGACGTCATCGCACGCTTTCCCGATTGCCGCGGGGTCACCTGCTGCATCGACAGCGCGCTGGGCCTCAATGACGATTGGCCGCGGATCGCGGCCGAGGTCTGGGGTGCGCCCGACGAGATCGTCGCCCGACTGCATTCGGCCGACATGGTGCGGGATTCCTTCGTCGCCCTCCATCGTTCACACGGCGACAAGGTTCGCTATCTCTACTCGAGTTCGATCCGCGACAGCGCACTGAGCCGACTGCAGAACCACCTGGACGGGAACGGTCTCGTCTTCACGCGGGCGGCCGGGGAGAAGTTCCAGCGTGACACCGCGGAGATGAGTGCGTCGCTGGCGCGCGACATCCCGGGTGTCGGCTTCTACTTCTTCGACACGCCGGATCCGTCCGCGCGGGGAATGGGGCTGACGACGCACTGTGTCATCGGCGACAGGGCCTTCCATCGCACGACATCCGACGGGAAGACGGCCCGCGACTGGCTCTGGGATGCCGTCAACGGGAACGTGCGCAGCTATGGGCAGGCTCTCCTCGCGGAGTGA
- a CDS encoding serine hydrolase domain-containing protein, translating to MIISGSVANGFEPVRQVFAECKITQGGASFAAYVEGEKVVDLWGGEATPGVAWEEDTLSTAMSTTKGLAALCAQILSDRGELDIDAPVTRYWPEYGQAGKEATLVRHVLTHTAGLLCFTDPGALLDWEGNGWDDYDEIARRIAASPPAWEPGTRIGYHAFSIGWLLQELVRRITGDTIGAFFAREVAQPLELDTYIGTPDAAQRRMADLVPGAEPGAIARMLMRPVHREQTDPRTPLAQAGVLMHGSTFSDNLGFFNLPRTRSAELPAAGASTNGRNLARVYAMLAEGGALDGHRIVSRESIDLFRAPAARGRTMVWPQRGILGLLPAPMMRYALGYEGDFGETKKPWRFGPTAESFGHLGAGGQIGLADPERRVSVGFTRTQLADWKASTALIGALYACIPGAARSAAERS from the coding sequence GTGATCATCTCGGGATCGGTCGCGAACGGGTTCGAACCCGTTCGGCAGGTATTCGCCGAGTGCAAGATCACCCAGGGCGGGGCGTCCTTCGCCGCGTATGTCGAGGGTGAGAAGGTCGTCGACCTCTGGGGAGGCGAGGCCACGCCCGGTGTCGCCTGGGAGGAGGACACGCTTTCCACGGCGATGTCGACGACCAAGGGGCTGGCGGCCCTCTGCGCGCAGATCCTCTCCGACCGCGGCGAGCTCGATATCGATGCTCCGGTGACGCGCTACTGGCCCGAATACGGGCAGGCCGGCAAGGAGGCGACACTGGTGCGTCACGTCCTCACCCACACCGCGGGGCTGTTGTGCTTCACCGATCCGGGCGCACTGCTGGATTGGGAGGGCAACGGCTGGGACGACTACGACGAGATCGCCCGCCGCATCGCCGCGTCGCCCCCGGCATGGGAGCCCGGCACGCGGATCGGCTATCACGCGTTCAGCATCGGGTGGTTGCTGCAGGAACTCGTGCGTCGGATCACGGGCGACACGATCGGCGCCTTCTTCGCGCGCGAAGTCGCGCAGCCGCTTGAGCTTGACACCTATATCGGCACCCCTGATGCCGCGCAGCGGCGAATGGCTGATCTCGTCCCCGGTGCCGAGCCTGGAGCGATCGCACGCATGCTGATGCGCCCGGTTCACCGCGAGCAGACGGATCCACGCACTCCGCTGGCCCAGGCCGGGGTGCTCATGCATGGCAGCACGTTCAGCGACAACCTGGGTTTCTTCAACCTCCCGCGGACCCGATCGGCAGAACTCCCTGCCGCAGGAGCCAGTACCAACGGGCGCAACCTGGCCCGCGTCTATGCGATGCTCGCCGAAGGCGGGGCCCTCGACGGTCACCGCATCGTCAGTCGCGAGTCGATCGATCTCTTCCGCGCGCCGGCTGCCCGAGGTCGCACGATGGTGTGGCCGCAGCGGGGCATCCTCGGACTGCTTCCCGCACCGATGATGCGCTACGCACTCGGGTATGAAGGCGACTTCGGCGAGACGAAGAAGCCGTGGCGGTTCGGCCCCACCGCCGAGTCCTTCGGTCACCTCGGTGCCGGCGGTCAGATCGGTCTCGCCGACCCCGAGCGCCGGGTCTCGGTCGGGTTCACCCGCACCCAGCTGGCGGACTGGAAGGCGTCGACCGCTCTCATCGGTGCGCTCTACGCGTGCATCCCCGGTGCTGCGCGCTCCGCTGCCGAACGCTCGTAG